One region of Tamandua tetradactyla isolate mTamTet1 chromosome 6, mTamTet1.pri, whole genome shotgun sequence genomic DNA includes:
- the LOC143687181 gene encoding LOW QUALITY PROTEIN: bromodomain-containing protein 1-like (The sequence of the model RefSeq protein was modified relative to this genomic sequence to represent the inferred CDS: inserted 3 bases in 2 codons; deleted 1 base in 1 codon; substituted 2 bases at 2 genomic stop codons) — translation MRRKGRCHREPVVRHPASPRSLKHSPTRETLTYAQAQRMVEIEIEGRLHRISIFDPLEVILEDDLTAQEMSECNSNKENSERPPVCLRTKRHKNNRVKKKNEALPGTHGAPAXASALPEPKVRVVEYSPPSAPRRPPMYYKCTEKSAEELDNEVEYDIDEEDYAWLEIVNEKRKGECVSAVSQNMFEFLMDRFEKASHCENQKLGEQPPLIDEDAVCSICMTXECQNSNVILFCDLCNLAVHQECXGVPYIPEGQWLCRHCLQARARPADCMLCPNKGGAFKKTDDDRWGHVVCALWIPEVGFANTVFIEPTDGVRNIPPARWKLTCYLCKQKGVGACIQCHKANCYTAFHVTCAQKAGLYMKMEPVRELADGGTTFSVRKTAYCDVHTPPGCTRRPLSIYGDGDTKNGVCRKEGMVRTVRSTSKVRKKAKKAKKTLSEPCTVLPAMCAPYIPPQRLNKIANQVAIQWKKQFVERAXSYWLLKRLSRNGAPLLRRLQSSLQSQRNTQQRENDEEVKAAKEKLKYWQRLRHDLERARLLIELMRKCEKLKREQVKVEQVAMELRLTPFTVLLRSVLDQLQEKDPARIFAQPVSLKEVPDYLEHIQHPMDFATMRQRLEAQRYQSLAEFEAGFSLIMHNCMKYNAKDTVFYRAAVRLRDQGGAVLRQARRHVDSIGFEEATGMHLPERPVAAPLPPFSWEDGRHNKQTHCPPPLYVGRDSWGCGPSWQRGTEILE, via the exons ATGAGGAGGAAAGGACGATGCCATCGAGAACCTGTGGTCAGGCATCCAGCTTCCCCACGCAGCCTTAAGCACTCCCCAACACGAGAGACACTGACGTACGCACAAGCCCAGAGGATGGTCGAGATTGAGATCGAAGGGCGCCTACACAGGATCAGCATCTTTGACCCCCTGGAGGTCATCCTGGAAGATGACCTCACTGCTCAGGAAATGAGTGAGTGCAACAGCAACAAAGAGAACAGTGAGCGG CCCCCCGTCTGTTTAAGAACTAAGCGCCACAAAAACAACagagtcaaaaagaaaaatgaagccttGCCTGGCACCCATGGCGCGCCTGCCTAGGCCAGCGCGCTGCCCGAGCCCAAGGTGCGGGTGGTCGAGTACAGCCCCCCATCTGCCCCCAGGAGGCCTCCCATGTACTACAAATGCACTGAGAAGTCTGCTGAGGAGCTGGACAATGAGGTGGAGTATGACATCGACGAGGAGGACTATGCCTGGCTAGAGATTGTCAATGAGAAGCGCAAGGGTGAGTGTGTCTCAGCTGTATCACAGAACATGTTTGAGTTCCTCATGGATCGCTTTGAGAAGGCATCACACTGCGAGAATCAGAAGCTGGGGGAGCAGCCGCCGCTCATAGATGAAGACGCTGTGTGCAGCATCTGCATGA GCGAGTGCCAGAACAGCAACGTGATCCTCTTCTGTGACCTGTGCAACCTGGCCGTGCACCAGGAGTGTTAAGGTGTGCCCTACATCCCCGAGGGCCAGTGGCTCTGCCGGCACTGCCTGCAGGCCCGCGCCAGGCCTGCTGACTGCATGCTGTGCCCCAACAAGGGCGGTGCCTTCAAAAAAACAGACGATGACCGCTGGGGCCACGTGGTGTGTGCCCTGTGGATCCCAGAGGTGGGCTTTGCCAACACGGTCTTCATTGAGCCCACTGATGGCGTGCGGAACATTCCCCCAGCCAGATGGAAACTGACGTGCTACCTCTGCAAGCAGAAGGGTGTGGGAGCTTGCATTCAGTGCCACAAAGCAAACTGCTACACAGCATTCCATGTGACATGTGCCCAGAAAGCTGGCCTGTACATGAAGATGGAGCCAGTCAGGGAGTTGGCTGATGGGGGCACCACCTTCTCGGTCAGGAAAACCGCATATTGTGACGTTCACACTCCTCCAGGTTGCACACGGAGGCCCTTGAGCATTTACGGGGATGGTGACACAAAAAACGGTGTGTGCAGGAAAGAGGGTATGGTCAGAACAGTGAGGTCCACTTCCAAGGTCAGGAAGAAAGCGAAAAAAGCCAAGAAGACACTTTCTGAGCCTTGCACGGTCCTGCCTGCCATGTGTGCCCCTTATATTCCACCTCAGAGATTAAATAAGATTGCAAATCAGGTGGCCATTCAGTGGAAGAAGCAGTTTGTTGAGAGAGC CAGTTACTGGTTGCTCAAAAGGCTGTCTAGGAATGGCGCTCCCCTGCTCAGGAGGCTCCAGTCCAGTTTACAGTCCCAGAGAAACACACAACAGAGGGAAAACGACGAGGAGGTGAAGGCAGCGAAGGAGAAGCTCAAGTACTGGCAGAGGCTGCGGCATGACTTGGAGCGTGCGCGCTTGCTGATTGAGCTCATGCGTAAGTGTGAGAAGCTCAAGCGCGAGCAGGTGAAGGTGGAGCAGGTGGCCATGGAGCTGCGGCTAACACCCTTCACGGTGCTGCTGCGCTCGGTGCTGGATCAGCTGCAAGAGAAGGACCCTGCCCGGATTTTCGCCCAGCCCGTGAGTCTGAAAGAGGTGCCAGATTACTTGGAGCACATTCAGCACCCCATGGACTTTGCCACAATGCGCCAACGGCTGGAGGCGCAGAGGTATCAGAGCCTCGCAGAGTTTGAGGCGGGCTTCAGCCTCATCATGCACAATTGCATGAAGTACAACGCCAAGGATACTGTGTTCTATCGGGCTGCTGTGCGGCTGCGTGACCAGGGCGGCGCCGTGCTCAGGCAGGCCCGGCGCCATGTGGACAGCATCGGCTTTGAGGAGGCCACAGGGATGCACCTGCCGGAGCGGCCCGTGGCTGCCCCACTACCACCCTTCTCCTGGGAAGACG gccgacacaacaagcaaactcactgccctccccctctctacgtgggacgtgactcctgggggtgtggaccttcttggcaacgtgggacagaaatcctagaatga